Proteins encoded in a region of the Streptomyces sp. NBC_01298 genome:
- a CDS encoding ester cyclase, which yields MTFVQVIDYETKRFDEMNSLIDRYAEQTAGRRTVTHTLIGRDRDSKTHYVDLVEFPSYEEAMRNSSLPETDRMFQEMVALCEGMPKFMNLDVVRDEYLNKLVVNRFLEEVVGKGNFDAVEECIAADYVTHDIMEKAGEGGGREGIRKTVGMWRSAFDMTFDMTRQVAEGDCVTTLWDWKGTHKGEFMGVAPTGKEFTMSGCTTCRIENGQIAEDWWYYDAPGLMRQMGMMPG from the coding sequence ATGACATTCGTACAAGTGATCGACTACGAGACCAAGCGCTTCGACGAGATGAACAGTCTCATCGACCGCTATGCCGAGCAGACCGCCGGCAGGCGCACGGTCACCCACACGCTCATCGGCAGGGATCGCGACTCCAAGACCCACTACGTGGACCTCGTCGAATTCCCCTCGTACGAAGAGGCCATGAGGAACTCCTCGCTCCCGGAAACCGACCGGATGTTCCAGGAGATGGTGGCGCTCTGCGAAGGCATGCCGAAGTTCATGAACCTCGACGTGGTCCGTGACGAGTACCTCAACAAGCTCGTCGTGAACCGCTTCCTCGAGGAGGTCGTGGGCAAGGGCAACTTCGACGCCGTCGAGGAGTGCATCGCCGCCGACTACGTCACCCACGACATCATGGAGAAGGCGGGCGAGGGCGGCGGCCGCGAGGGCATCCGCAAGACCGTCGGCATGTGGCGGAGCGCGTTCGACATGACCTTCGACATGACGCGGCAGGTCGCCGAAGGCGACTGCGTCACCACCCTGTGGGACTGGAAGGGCACTCACAAGGGCGAGTTCATGGGGGTCGCGCCGACCGGCAAGGAATTCACCATGTCGGGTTGTACGACCTGCCGGATCGAGAACGGCCAGATCGCCGAGGACTGGTGGTACTACGACGCACCGGGCCTGATGCGCCAGATGGGCATGATGCCCGGATAG
- the groES gene encoding co-chaperone GroES, giving the protein MTTTSSKVAIKPLEDRIVVQPLDAEQTTASGLVIPDTAKEKPQEGVVLAVGPGRFEDGQRLPLDVTVGDVVLYSKYGGTEVKYNGEEYLVLSARDVLAIVEK; this is encoded by the coding sequence GTGACGACCACCAGCTCCAAGGTTGCCATCAAGCCGCTCGAGGACCGCATTGTGGTCCAGCCGCTCGACGCCGAGCAGACCACGGCCTCTGGCCTGGTCATCCCGGACACCGCGAAGGAGAAGCCCCAGGAGGGCGTCGTCCTCGCCGTGGGTCCGGGTCGCTTCGAGGACGGCCAGCGTCTCCCGCTGGACGTCACCGTCGGCGACGTCGTCCTGTACTCCAAGTACGGCGGCACCGAAGTGAAGTACAACGGCGAGGAGTACCTCGTCCTCTCGGCCCGCGACGTGCTCGCGATCGTCGAGAAGTAA
- a CDS encoding FtsW/RodA/SpoVE family cell cycle protein has translation MRGLKPLTSAGARRRTEALLLVLVLAVTVSGHIAAGLAMNDELPAGLTGFVVSMTLLALVGHLAVRRFAAYADPLIFPLALLLTGLGLVLLHRLDQGYLDRYNSPAVAPGQLIWTVIGVAACIAVLGLLRDHRLLQRFIYITMAVALVALIAPAFFGADTYGAKRWIKFGALSVQPGEFVKIMIAVFFAGYLVIHRDALALSGRKFLGMRLPPMRQLGPLITVWIVSLLVLVFERDLGTSLLFFGVFVVMLYVATERTSWIVCGLVLASAGAFVVGTTEPHVKARVAAWLNPLSYYWKDRPPGIVSDQSAQALFSFGTGGISGTGLGLGHPELIKFAGRSDFILTTVGEELGLAGVMAVLILYALLVQRGLRMALGARDPFGKLLAVGLSSALALQVFIVAGGVTGLIPLTGKALPFLAAGGSSLLANWIMIALLLRISDSTERQREADARGPAETTITPTITPQAAGPEPHPAAPYR, from the coding sequence GTGCGTGGACTGAAGCCCCTGACCTCGGCGGGCGCGCGCCGCCGCACGGAAGCACTGCTCCTCGTCCTCGTCCTCGCGGTGACCGTCTCCGGCCACATCGCCGCCGGCCTCGCGATGAACGACGAGCTGCCGGCCGGCCTCACCGGCTTCGTGGTCAGCATGACGCTGCTCGCGCTGGTGGGGCACCTGGCCGTGCGCCGGTTCGCGGCGTACGCGGATCCGCTGATCTTCCCGCTGGCCCTGCTGCTGACCGGGCTGGGGCTGGTGCTGCTGCACCGCCTCGACCAGGGGTACCTCGACCGGTACAACTCTCCGGCGGTGGCGCCCGGCCAGCTGATATGGACGGTGATCGGCGTCGCGGCCTGCATCGCGGTGCTGGGACTGCTGCGCGATCACCGCCTCCTCCAGCGGTTCATCTACATCACGATGGCCGTGGCCCTGGTGGCGCTGATCGCACCCGCGTTCTTCGGCGCGGACACCTACGGGGCGAAGCGCTGGATCAAGTTCGGCGCGCTCTCGGTCCAGCCCGGCGAGTTCGTGAAGATCATGATCGCGGTTTTCTTCGCGGGCTACCTGGTGATCCACCGTGACGCGCTGGCCCTGTCGGGACGCAAGTTCCTGGGCATGCGGCTGCCGCCGATGCGCCAGCTCGGCCCGCTCATCACGGTGTGGATCGTCTCGCTGCTGGTGCTGGTCTTCGAGCGCGACCTCGGCACCTCGCTGCTCTTCTTCGGCGTCTTCGTGGTCATGCTCTACGTGGCCACGGAACGCACCAGCTGGATCGTCTGCGGCCTGGTCCTCGCCTCGGCGGGCGCCTTCGTCGTGGGCACGACGGAGCCCCACGTCAAGGCCCGCGTGGCCGCCTGGCTGAACCCGCTGTCGTACTACTGGAAGGACCGGCCGCCGGGCATCGTCTCGGACCAGTCGGCGCAGGCGCTGTTCAGCTTCGGCACGGGCGGCATCTCGGGCACGGGCCTCGGCCTGGGCCATCCGGAACTGATCAAGTTCGCGGGCCGCAGCGACTTCATCCTGACGACGGTGGGCGAGGAGCTCGGCCTGGCCGGGGTCATGGCCGTCCTGATCCTCTACGCGCTCCTCGTGCAGCGCGGGCTGCGGATGGCGCTGGGCGCCCGCGACCCGTTCGGCAAGCTGCTGGCGGTGGGCCTGTCGTCCGCCCTGGCACTCCAGGTCTTCATCGTGGCCGGCGGCGTCACGGGGCTGATCCCGCTGACGGGCAAGGCCCTGCCCTTCCTGGCCGCGGGCGGCTCGTCCCTGCTGGCCAACTGGATCATGATCGCCCTGCTGCTGCGCATCTCCGACAGCACCGAACGACAACGCGAGGCGGACGCGCGGGGCCCGGCGGAGACGACGATCACGCCCACGATCACGCCGCAGGCCGCCGGGCCCGAACCGCACCCCGCCGCGCCCTACAGGTAG
- a CDS encoding SDR family NAD(P)-dependent oxidoreductase: protein MTTALITGSTAGIGAAFARRLAAQGHNLVLVARDTKRLGEQATELHDRHGIEAEVLAADLSTEEGITAVEERLADRKHPVDLLVNNAGFGNKGRYLEVSMADELTMLKVHIEAVLRLTSAAVEPMRSRGRGGVINVASVAAFLPRGTYGASKAWVVQFTQGAAKDLTGSGVRMMALCPGFVRTEFHERAGMGTDNIPGWMWLDADKLVAAALADLARGKTVSIPDPRYKALMGVVKLTPRGLLGGMSSRTGRKYGPQ, encoded by the coding sequence ATGACGACTGCGTTGATTACGGGATCCACGGCGGGCATCGGCGCCGCCTTCGCCCGGCGGCTCGCCGCCCAGGGGCACAACCTCGTCCTGGTGGCGCGGGACACCAAGCGCCTCGGGGAGCAGGCCACCGAGCTGCACGACCGGCACGGCATCGAGGCCGAGGTGCTGGCCGCCGACCTCTCCACCGAGGAGGGCATCACGGCGGTCGAGGAGCGCCTCGCCGACCGCAAGCACCCGGTGGACCTGCTGGTGAACAACGCGGGCTTCGGCAACAAGGGCCGCTACCTCGAAGTGTCCATGGCCGACGAGCTGACCATGCTGAAGGTCCACATCGAGGCCGTGCTGCGGCTGACCTCGGCGGCCGTGGAGCCGATGCGCTCGCGCGGGCGCGGCGGCGTGATCAACGTGGCCTCGGTGGCCGCCTTCCTGCCGCGCGGCACCTACGGGGCGAGCAAGGCCTGGGTCGTGCAGTTCACCCAGGGCGCGGCCAAGGACCTGACCGGCTCGGGCGTACGGATGATGGCGCTGTGCCCGGGCTTCGTGCGCACCGAGTTCCACGAGCGGGCCGGCATGGGCACGGACAACATCCCCGGCTGGATGTGGCTCGACGCCGACAAGCTGGTGGCCGCCGCGCTGGCCGATCTGGCGCGGGGCAAGACGGTGTCGATCCCGGATCCGCGGTACAAGGCGCTGATGGGCGTGGTGAAGCTGACCCCGCGGGGGCTGCTGGGCGGGATGTCCTCGCGCACGGGGCGCAAGTACGGGCCCCAGTAA
- a CDS encoding LCP family protein yields the protein MSAHRRKTRAPKSPAAASRRRRLTRTLLASGCALVVLAGATAWYLYDDLASSIGSSKALEGAEKSKYGDVNILLMGLDSRRDQNGEDLPPAVLDKLHAGATSAVGGYNTNTLILLHVPGDGSEAKAFSVPRDDFVELHGVPGFTGKAKIKEAYGRAKAKVEDQLSAQGVTDRRRLEREGREAGRKAEIETVRTFLGVPIDHFAELNLAGFYHLADALGGVPVCLKKPAKDGFSGADFPAGRQTLDGQQSLAFVRQRHGLTMGDLDRTKRQQAFLAGATYQLNQAGTFTDPVKLMKLIDAAKQDVVTDRGWDLLSFVKQAKNLSGGNVEFVTLPIESFGRNHGAEINVVDDMKIKRFIAERIGPGATASPSAPGTAPSSPGTPPAPQGSADSAGSPKSSAPAPSPSRSSSGTPAIDGGGVPCVD from the coding sequence ATGAGCGCCCACCGCAGGAAGACCCGTGCACCGAAGTCCCCGGCGGCCGCGTCCCGCCGCCGCAGGCTCACCCGCACCCTGCTGGCGTCCGGCTGCGCCCTGGTGGTGCTCGCGGGGGCGACCGCCTGGTACCTGTACGACGACCTCGCCTCCAGCATCGGCAGCTCCAAGGCCCTGGAGGGTGCCGAGAAGTCGAAGTACGGCGACGTGAACATCCTGCTGATGGGCCTGGACAGCCGCCGGGACCAGAACGGCGAGGACCTCCCGCCGGCCGTGCTCGACAAACTGCACGCGGGCGCGACCTCGGCCGTCGGCGGCTACAACACCAACACCCTGATCCTGCTGCACGTCCCCGGCGACGGGAGCGAGGCGAAGGCCTTCTCGGTGCCGCGCGACGACTTCGTCGAGCTGCACGGGGTGCCCGGTTTCACCGGCAAGGCCAAGATCAAGGAGGCGTACGGGCGGGCGAAGGCCAAGGTCGAGGACCAGCTCTCCGCCCAGGGGGTCACGGACCGGAGGCGGCTCGAGCGGGAGGGGCGCGAGGCGGGCCGCAAGGCGGAGATCGAGACGGTGCGCACCTTCCTGGGCGTGCCGATCGACCACTTCGCCGAGCTGAACCTGGCCGGTTTCTATCACCTCGCGGACGCGCTGGGCGGCGTACCGGTGTGTCTGAAGAAGCCGGCGAAGGACGGTTTCTCGGGGGCCGACTTCCCGGCGGGGCGCCAGACGCTCGACGGGCAGCAGTCGCTGGCCTTCGTACGGCAGCGGCACGGCCTGACCATGGGCGACCTGGACCGGACGAAGCGGCAGCAGGCGTTCCTGGCGGGGGCCACCTACCAGCTGAACCAGGCCGGGACCTTCACCGATCCGGTGAAGCTGATGAAGCTGATCGACGCGGCGAAGCAGGACGTGGTCACCGACCGGGGATGGGACCTGCTGTCCTTCGTGAAGCAGGCGAAGAACCTGTCCGGGGGCAACGTGGAGTTTGTGACCCTTCCCATCGAGAGCTTCGGACGGAACCATGGCGCCGAGATAAACGTCGTAGACGATATGAAGATAAAGCGGTTCATAGCCGAGCGGATCGGGCCCGGGGCCACTGCGAGCCCGAGCGCGCCTGGCACCGCTCCCTCCTCACCGGGCACCCCGCCCGCCCCGCAGGGCTCCGCGGACTCAGCGGGCTCCCCCAAGAGCTCCGCCCCCGCGCCCTCACCGTCCCGGAGCAGCAGCGGAACCCCCGCCATCGACGGCGGCGGCGTCCCGTGCGTGGACTGA
- a CDS encoding polysaccharide deacetylase family protein, which produces MKYARRFVAGTLAAGALALSLTGCGDSVDPIERLGRKTTEARATPSPSGAASPSAAGRGTAAAADEAYKKWGLSGPLQYAPKPAAKPQIAPAKAGRVQVIDRIPVPADDKVVFLTFDDGAEKNPEFLTMAADLKLPISMFLTDNIASSDYGHFEKLRDNGSGSTINNHTLTHPNLRTLSFEAQKKEICGQQERLEKRFGKRPALFRPPYGNHNDDTLRAAHECGISQLLLWRVSMQINNFQYAEGSTLKPGDIILAHFRGPAELKGTTETEMTTRMLRRIQEQGYRIGRLEDYL; this is translated from the coding sequence GTGAAGTACGCGCGCCGGTTCGTAGCCGGAACGCTGGCGGCCGGCGCGCTCGCGCTGTCCCTGACGGGGTGCGGGGACAGCGTGGACCCCATCGAGAGACTGGGGCGCAAGACCACGGAGGCCAGGGCGACGCCGTCGCCCTCGGGGGCGGCCTCCCCCTCCGCCGCGGGCCGCGGAACGGCGGCCGCGGCGGACGAGGCGTACAAGAAGTGGGGCCTCAGCGGCCCCCTCCAGTACGCGCCCAAGCCGGCCGCCAAACCGCAGATCGCACCCGCCAAGGCGGGGCGGGTCCAGGTCATCGACCGAATACCCGTCCCGGCGGACGACAAGGTCGTCTTCCTGACGTTCGACGACGGCGCGGAGAAGAACCCCGAGTTCCTGACGATGGCCGCCGATCTGAAGCTGCCGATCAGCATGTTCCTCACGGACAACATCGCCTCGTCGGATTACGGCCACTTCGAAAAGCTCCGCGACAACGGCTCCGGCAGCACGATAAACAACCACACCCTGACGCACCCGAATCTGCGCACCCTGTCCTTCGAGGCGCAGAAGAAGGAGATATGCGGGCAGCAGGAACGCCTGGAGAAGCGCTTCGGCAAGCGGCCGGCGCTCTTCCGGCCGCCGTACGGCAACCACAACGACGACACCCTCAGGGCCGCGCACGAGTGCGGGATCTCCCAGCTCCTCCTGTGGCGCGTGTCGATGCAGATCAACAACTTCCAGTACGCCGAGGGCTCCACCCTCAAACCCGGTGACATCATCCTGGCCCACTTCCGCGGCCCCGCCGAGCTGAAGGGCACGACGGAGACCGAGATGACGACCCGGATGCTCCGGCGGATACAGGAGCAGGGTTACCGGATCGGCCGGCTGGAGGACTACCTGTAG
- a CDS encoding sensor histidine kinase, with product MAEPPSKPRPRRLGGLRARAAAAAALAMAAVLAAGGLWLYTLLRANLIENTTGRTELAARKVAAQSDTGSLPAGGRLPAPEGGVDLVLVRNAAGTVVATSGDLKDTPELTELGPAAGQDVRSAVLPPARPGAQRRVVVAVDAPGPPGAHDPHTVYAATVLGDVDDANRAVALGLLAGAPPLIAFAALLAWWVTGHALRPVTAIRTGLAAVTGSELDRRVPDPGGADEIAQLARTVNDTLDRLERSDARQRQFTADASHELRNPLAAVRSRLEVALRDPDRESVAAALADTERLQGIAADLLLLARLDGGPAPRPEPVDLALLAAEDVARRPEPRARLRVDARAPVPASGDPARLERALANLVDNALRYARTGVVVRAFAEDGWAMLEVTDDGPGIPEADRDRVFERFVRLDADRGRASGGTGLGLAIAREIARAHGGDVRALPAPAGGARLVLRVPAPASSGRGAAPAPTPAP from the coding sequence GTGGCTGAGCCGCCGTCGAAGCCGCGGCCCCGCCGCCTCGGCGGCCTCCGCGCCCGCGCCGCCGCGGCGGCCGCCCTCGCGATGGCCGCCGTACTGGCCGCCGGCGGGCTGTGGCTCTACACCCTGCTGCGCGCCAACCTCATCGAGAACACCACCGGCCGCACCGAGCTGGCCGCCCGCAAGGTGGCCGCGCAGTCCGACACCGGGAGCCTCCCGGCCGGCGGCCGGCTGCCCGCGCCCGAGGGCGGGGTCGACCTGGTCCTCGTACGGAACGCGGCCGGGACCGTCGTGGCCACCAGTGGGGACCTGAAGGACACCCCGGAGCTCACGGAGCTGGGCCCCGCGGCCGGGCAGGACGTACGGTCGGCCGTGCTGCCGCCCGCACGCCCCGGCGCACAGCGGCGCGTGGTGGTCGCCGTGGACGCGCCCGGCCCGCCGGGGGCGCACGACCCGCACACCGTCTACGCCGCGACCGTCCTCGGCGACGTCGACGACGCCAACCGGGCCGTCGCGCTGGGCCTGCTCGCCGGCGCGCCCCCGCTGATCGCCTTCGCGGCGCTGCTGGCCTGGTGGGTGACGGGCCACGCGCTGCGCCCGGTCACCGCGATCCGCACCGGGCTGGCGGCGGTCACCGGGAGCGAGCTGGACCGGCGGGTCCCGGACCCGGGCGGCGCCGACGAGATCGCGCAGCTGGCACGGACCGTCAACGACACCCTCGACCGGCTGGAGCGCAGCGACGCCCGGCAGCGGCAGTTCACCGCCGACGCCTCGCACGAGCTGCGCAATCCCCTCGCGGCCGTCCGGTCCCGGCTGGAGGTGGCGCTGCGGGACCCCGACCGGGAGTCGGTGGCGGCCGCGCTGGCCGATACCGAGCGGCTGCAGGGCATCGCGGCCGATCTGCTCCTGCTGGCCCGGCTGGACGGCGGGCCGGCGCCGCGCCCCGAGCCGGTGGACCTCGCGCTGCTGGCCGCCGAGGACGTGGCGCGGCGCCCGGAGCCCCGGGCCCGGCTACGGGTGGACGCGCGGGCTCCCGTACCGGCGTCCGGGGATCCGGCGCGGCTGGAGCGGGCGCTGGCGAACCTGGTGGACAACGCCCTGCGGTACGCCCGTACCGGGGTCGTGGTGCGGGCCTTCGCCGAGGACGGCTGGGCGATGCTGGAGGTCACGGACGACGGGCCGGGCATCCCGGAGGCCGACCGGGACCGGGTCTTCGAGCGGTTCGTACGGCTGGACGCGGACCGGGGCCGGGCCAGCGGCGGCACCGGCCTGGGGCTGGCCATCGCCCGGGAGATCGCCCGGGCGCACGGCGGTGACGTCCGCGCGCTCCCGGCGCCCGCCGGCGGCGCCCGGCTGGTGCTGCGCGTGCCCGCCCCGGCCTCATCCGGCCGCGGCGCCGCACCCGCCCCCACCCCCGCCCCCTGA
- the groL gene encoding chaperonin GroEL (60 kDa chaperone family; promotes refolding of misfolded polypeptides especially under stressful conditions; forms two stacked rings of heptamers to form a barrel-shaped 14mer; ends can be capped by GroES; misfolded proteins enter the barrel where they are refolded when GroES binds): MPKILKFDEDARRALERGVNKLADTVKVTIGPKGRNVVIDKKFGAPTITNDGVTIAREVELDDPYENLGAQLVKEVATKTNDVAGDGTTTATVLAQALVREGLRNVAAGASPAALKKGIDAAVKAVSEELLATARPIEDKSDIAAVAALSAQDQQVGDLIAEAMDKVGKDGVITVEESNAFGLELEFTEGMAFDKGYLSPYMVSDQERMEAILDDPYILINQGKISSIQDLLPLLEKVIQAGASKPLLIIAEDVEGEALSTLVVNKIRGTFNAVAVKAPGFGDRRKAMLQDMATLTGATVIAEEVGLKLDQAGLDVLGSARRVTISKDSTTIVDGGGSSDEVLGRVNQIKAEIESTDSDWDREKLQERLAKLAGGVCVIKVGAATEVELKEKKHRLEDAISATRAAVEEGIVSGGGSALVHAVKVLEGNLGLSGDEATGVAVVRRAAVEPLRWIAENAGLEGYVITAKVAELEKGQGFNAATGEYGDLVKAGVIDPVKVTRSALENAASIASLLLTTETLVVEKPADDEGDAGHGHGGHGHSH; this comes from the coding sequence ATGCCGAAGATTCTCAAGTTTGACGAGGACGCCCGTCGCGCCCTTGAGCGTGGCGTCAACAAGCTCGCCGACACCGTCAAGGTGACGATCGGTCCCAAGGGCCGCAACGTCGTCATCGACAAGAAGTTCGGCGCTCCCACCATCACGAACGACGGCGTCACCATCGCCCGTGAGGTCGAGCTCGACGACCCGTACGAGAACCTTGGCGCGCAGCTCGTCAAGGAGGTCGCGACCAAGACCAACGACGTCGCGGGTGACGGCACCACCACCGCCACCGTGCTGGCGCAGGCGCTGGTCCGCGAGGGTCTGCGCAACGTCGCCGCGGGTGCTTCCCCGGCCGCCCTGAAGAAGGGCATCGACGCCGCGGTCAAGGCCGTGTCCGAGGAGCTCCTCGCGACCGCCCGCCCGATCGAGGACAAGTCCGACATCGCCGCCGTGGCCGCGCTCTCCGCGCAGGACCAGCAGGTCGGTGACCTCATCGCCGAGGCGATGGACAAGGTCGGCAAGGACGGTGTCATCACCGTCGAGGAGTCCAACGCCTTCGGCCTGGAGCTCGAGTTCACCGAGGGCATGGCCTTCGACAAGGGCTACCTGTCCCCGTACATGGTCTCCGACCAGGAGCGTATGGAGGCCATCCTCGATGACCCGTACATCCTGATCAACCAGGGCAAGATCTCCTCCATCCAGGACCTCCTGCCGCTGCTCGAGAAGGTCATCCAGGCCGGCGCCTCCAAGCCGCTCCTGATCATCGCCGAGGACGTCGAGGGCGAGGCGCTCTCCACCCTCGTCGTCAACAAGATCCGTGGCACCTTCAACGCCGTCGCCGTCAAGGCGCCCGGCTTCGGTGACCGCCGCAAGGCGATGCTCCAGGACATGGCCACCCTCACCGGTGCCACCGTCATCGCCGAGGAGGTCGGCCTCAAGCTCGACCAGGCCGGTCTGGACGTACTGGGCTCCGCCCGCCGCGTCACGATCTCCAAGGACAGCACCACCATCGTCGACGGTGGCGGCTCTTCCGACGAGGTCCTCGGCCGCGTCAACCAGATCAAGGCCGAGATCGAGTCGACCGACTCGGACTGGGACCGCGAGAAGCTGCAGGAGCGCCTGGCGAAGCTCGCCGGCGGCGTCTGCGTCATCAAGGTCGGCGCCGCCACCGAGGTGGAGCTCAAGGAGAAGAAGCACCGTCTCGAGGACGCCATCTCGGCGACCCGCGCCGCGGTCGAGGAGGGCATCGTCTCCGGCGGTGGCTCCGCTCTCGTCCACGCCGTGAAGGTGCTGGAAGGCAACCTCGGCCTGTCGGGCGACGAGGCCACCGGTGTCGCGGTCGTGCGCCGCGCCGCCGTCGAGCCGCTGCGCTGGATCGCGGAGAACGCCGGCCTCGAGGGCTACGTCATCACCGCGAAGGTCGCCGAGCTCGAGAAGGGCCAGGGCTTCAACGCCGCCACCGGCGAGTACGGCGACCTGGTCAAGGCCGGCGTCATCGACCCGGTCAAGGTCACCCGCTCCGCGCTGGAGAACGCCGCTTCCATCGCGTCGCTGCTGCTCACGACCGAGACCCTGGTCGTCGAGAAGCCGGCCGACGACGAGGGCGACGCCGGTCACGGCCACGGTGGCCACGGCCACAGCCACTGA
- a CDS encoding response regulator transcription factor has protein sequence MRILVVEDEVSLADSLRRGLSADGHWVDLAHDGHRGLDLALTGGPYDVVLLDLMLPGLSGYEICTRMRSHGVATPVLMLTAKDGEYDEAEGLDSGADDYLTKPFSFVVLAARLRALTRRAAGAGAAARTGVLQAGDLVLDTQGRRCRRGTHEIELTARELGVLGCLMEQPGRAVAKQDILDEVWDTPHGIDPNIVEVYVSSLRRKIDAPFGRRAILTVHGTGYRMAPDGG, from the coding sequence ATGCGGATCCTGGTCGTCGAAGACGAAGTCAGCCTCGCCGATTCACTGCGGCGCGGCCTCTCCGCCGACGGCCACTGGGTCGACCTGGCCCACGACGGCCACCGCGGACTGGACCTGGCACTCACCGGAGGCCCGTACGACGTGGTCCTCCTCGACCTGATGCTCCCCGGCCTCTCGGGCTACGAGATCTGCACCCGGATGCGGTCCCACGGCGTCGCCACCCCCGTGCTGATGCTGACCGCCAAGGACGGCGAGTACGACGAGGCCGAGGGCCTGGACTCGGGTGCGGACGACTACCTGACGAAACCGTTCTCCTTCGTCGTCCTCGCCGCCCGCCTCCGCGCGCTCACCCGCCGCGCCGCCGGCGCGGGCGCCGCCGCCCGGACCGGGGTGCTGCAAGCCGGCGACCTCGTCCTCGACACCCAGGGCCGCCGCTGCCGCCGGGGCACGCACGAGATCGAGCTGACCGCCCGTGAGCTCGGCGTCCTGGGCTGCCTGATGGAGCAGCCCGGCCGGGCCGTCGCCAAGCAGGACATCCTCGACGAGGTCTGGGACACCCCGCACGGCATCGACCCGAACATCGTCGAGGTCTACGTCTCCTCGCTCCGCCGGAAGATCGACGCCCCCTTCGGGCGCCGCGCGATCCTCACCGTGCACGGCACCGGCTACCGGATGGCCCCGGACGGTGGCTGA
- a CDS encoding MOSC domain-containing protein has protein sequence MHLISVNLGRATAVDYTDAPDGLTGHGKIPAPGPVRVFAPGPKGVGASGVEGDDVCHLRHHGGDHQAVYAYAREDLEWWERELGRELPGGTFGENFTTSGLDVNGALLGERWRVGPDLLLEVASARIPCRTFQGILGERAWVKRFTQEARPGAYLRVLREGSVSPGDTIEVAHRPDHEVTVAFWFRAFTTERELLPRTLAAGDALEPEARDKALAHVEKYGKPGD, from the coding sequence ATGCATCTGATCTCCGTGAACCTCGGCCGTGCGACGGCCGTCGACTACACCGACGCCCCGGACGGGCTGACCGGTCACGGCAAGATCCCCGCGCCGGGCCCCGTACGGGTCTTCGCTCCGGGCCCCAAGGGCGTCGGCGCGAGCGGCGTCGAAGGGGACGACGTCTGTCACCTGCGCCATCACGGCGGTGACCACCAGGCCGTGTACGCGTACGCCCGCGAGGACCTGGAGTGGTGGGAGCGGGAGCTCGGCCGCGAACTGCCCGGCGGGACCTTCGGCGAGAACTTCACCACCTCCGGACTCGACGTGAACGGCGCGCTGCTCGGCGAGCGCTGGCGGGTCGGACCCGATCTGCTCCTGGAGGTGGCCTCGGCCCGCATCCCGTGCCGGACCTTCCAGGGGATCCTCGGCGAGAGGGCCTGGGTCAAGCGGTTCACCCAGGAGGCCCGGCCGGGCGCCTACCTGCGGGTCCTGCGGGAAGGCTCGGTCTCCCCCGGGGACACCATCGAGGTCGCGCACCGCCCGGACCACGAGGTGACGGTGGCGTTCTGGTTCCGCGCCTTCACCACCGAGCGGGAGCTGCTGCCGCGCACACTGGCGGCGGGTGACGCGCTGGAGCCGGAAGCCCGGGACAAGGCGCTGGCCCACGTGGAGAAGTACGGGAAGCCGGGCGACTAG